In Raphanus sativus cultivar WK10039 chromosome 5, ASM80110v3, whole genome shotgun sequence, the following proteins share a genomic window:
- the LOC108856325 gene encoding PH, RCC1 and FYVE domains-containing protein 1 produces the protein MGEQHISATVPRDRTDEQAILALKKGAQLLKCRRRGNPKFCPFKLSMDEKYLIWYSGQDERQLRLSSVITIVRGQITPNFQKQGQPDRKEQSFSLIYANGEHTLDLICKDKAQADSWFKGLRAVITKHHNSRSSVNLRTSRGGAQSCINSPAGFIRRKQNLGLLEQTPDFTQIRSLCASPSTLLEERCLSNGLSGSSDSFYSVESAGSDGFSPYYDDSRRSDCEDQTGSSELSKHSSQRFYVSPPHTITRSNVLKDIMIWGATRGLIEGSKNQNDALSPQLLESATMFDVQSISLGAKHAALVTRQGEVFCWGDGNSGKLGLKVNLDVDHPKRVESLEGVAVGSVACSDHQTCAVTASGELYLWGTDVGTVGEESGRQFLTRKIADAFGGGSLRVHSVACGAWHTAIVTFSGQLYTYGSGTFGVLGHGSVESVAKPKEVESLKRTKVLSVSCGPWHTAAIVETTSTDRRYHNAKSCGKLFTWGDGDKGRLGHVDSKAKLVPTCVSELIDQDFVKVSCGWTLTVALSSRGTVYTMGSSVHGQLGCPRAKDKSINAVLGNLTRQFVKEIACGSHHVAALTSFGNVYTWGKGANGQLGLGDVRDRNSPSLVESLGDRLVESIACGLSLTAAICLHKEISLTDQSACSSCKSAFGFTRKKHNCYNCGLLFCNACSSKKAVSASLAPNKSKLSRVCDSCFNHLWRITESSKKVKMENHTPRMQLVTTARRVSDEWTESESENQNIPHGNGSSDGQARWGQVSAPSLFHFDKMSLSLTSCENISASSRRPSCTKISTSSETNKILIDEIERLKAEIRNLQKQCELGNERIEECQREFEKTSEVAKEEAEKANVAKEIIKAMASRLQTNKEKPNNPKIGIACNPSQVSPIFDDSVSIPYLTPITTTCSQSKGKQIVEKCSSHGSNIRLLVDASPAITRTGHLQNGTQEPTAEQVEQFEPGVYITFTALPCGQKTLKRVRFSRKRFSEKEAQRWWEEKQVLVYNKYDAEV, from the exons ATGGGAGAACAGCACATCTCAGCTACAGTTCCCCGTGACAGAACAGATGAACAG GCAATCTTGGCTTTGAAGAAAGGTGCACAACTTCTGAAATGTCGGAGAAGGGGAAACCCAAAATTCTGTCCTTTTAAACTCTCAATG GATGAGAAGTATCTGATTTGGTACTCAGGACAAGATGAGAGACAGCTAAGATTGAGCTCGGTTATAACGATTGTTCGAGGACAGATCACG CCGAACTTTCAGAAGCAAGGTCAACCGGATCGAAAAGAGCAGTCGTTTTCACTCATCTATGCAAATGGAGAACACACTCTTGATCTT ataTGCAAGGATAAAGCACAAGCAGACTCTTGGTTTAAAGGCCTTAGAGCTGTGATAACGAAGCACCACAATTCTAGATCTTCTGTGAATCTAAGGACAAGCAGGGGAGGAGCTCAAAGTTGTATCAATAGCCCTGCGGGTTTTATCCGTAGGAAACAGAATCTAGGACTTCTTGAACAAACCCCTGACTTCACTCAG ATACGCAGTTTATGTGCAAGTCCATCCACATTACTTGAGGAACGGTGTTTATCGAACGGGTTGTCAGGCTCTTCAGACAGTTTCTACTCCGTGGAATCAGCTGGTTCAGATGGGTTCAGTCCTTACTATGATGATTCCAGGAGGTCAGACTGTGAAGACCAGACAGGTTCATCGGAGCTTAGCAAGCATTCATCACAAAGATTTTACGTTTCTCCTCCTCACACTATAACTAGATCCAATGTCCTCAAGGACATAATGATATGGGGAGCTACAAGGGGACTCATCGAGGGATCAAAGAACCAGAACGATGCTTTGTCTCCTCAGCTTTTAGAGTCCGCCACCATGTTTGACGTACAGAGCATTTCTCTCGGCGCAAAACACGCTGCGCTGGTCACAAGACAAGGCGAAGTGTTCTGTTGGGGCGATGGAAACAGCGGTAAACTTGGACTCAAAGTTAACCTCGACGTGGACCATCCGAAACGCGTCGAGTCGCTCGAAGGTGTTGCGGTTGGATCGGTGGCTTGTAGTGATCACCAAACGTGTGCCGTCACCGCATCCGGAGAGCTGTATCTGTGGGGAACAGACGTTGGAACCGTTGGAGAAGAATCAGGAAGACAGTTCTTAACTCGGAAAATAGCTGATGCCTTTGGTGGAGGATCTTTGAGGGTTCACAGCGTCGCTTGCGGCGCGTGGCACACGGCGATCGTGACGTTCTCTGGTCAGCTTTACACTTACGGTAGTGGAACCTTTGGAGTTCTCGGACATGGGAGCGTTGAGAGTGTTGCAAAGCCGAAGGAAGTGGAGTCTCTGAAGCGGACCAAGGTACTCTCTGTTTCTTGTGGACCGTGGCACACGGCTGCTATAGTTGAAACAACCTCCACGGACAGGAGATATCACAATGCCAAGAGCTGTGGGAAGCTGTTTACTTGGGGAGATGGAGATAAAGGAAGGTTAGGTCACGTGGATAGCAAGGCAAAGCTCGTGCCAACTTGTGTCTCCGAGTTAATCGATCAAGATTTCGTTAAAGTCTCGTGTGGATGGACTTTAACTGTTGCACTCAGCAGCAGAGGAACAGTTTATACAATGGGAAGCTCAGTTCATGGACAGTTGGGATGTCCACGCGCCAAGGATAAGTCGATAAATGCTGTTTTAGGCAACCTAACGAGACAGTTCGTTAAGGAGATTGCTTGCGGTTCACATCATGTGGCTGCGTTGACTTCTTTTGGTAATGTATATACTTGGGGAAAAGGCGCCAACGGACAACTAGGGTTAGGCGATGTTAGAGATAGGAACTCGCCGTCTCTTGTTGAGTCTTTAGGAGACAGGTTGGTGGAGAGTATAGCTTGTGGGTTGAGTTTAACGGCTGCGATTTGCTTACACAAAGAGATCTCTTTGACTGATCAAAGCGCGTGCAGTTCTTGCAAGTCGGCTTTTGGATTCACGAGGAAGAAACATAACTGTTACAACTGTGGTCTCTTGTTCTGCAATGCATGTAGTAGCAAGAAAGCAGTGAGTGCTTCCTTGGCACCGAACAAGAGCAAACTCTCTCGAGTTTGCGATTCTTGTTTCAATCATCTATGGAGGATAACAGAGTCTTCAAAAAAGGTTAAGATGGAGAATCATACTCCAAGGATGCAGTTGGTCACTACTGCACGAAGGGTATCTGATGAATGGACAGAAAGTGAATCAGAGAATCAGAATATTCCACACGGTAATGGTTCTTCAGATGGACAGGCTCGATGGGGACAAGTCTCTGCTCCATCTCTGTTTCATTTTGACAAAATGTCACTCTCTTTGACAAGTTGTGAGAATATATCAGCCTCGTCCAGAAGACCATCTTGTACAAAGATCTCGACCTCGTCTGAGACGAACAAGATCTTAATCGACGAAATCGAAAGGCTAAAGGCCGAG ATAAGAAATCTCCAGAAGCAGTGTGAACTTGGTAATGAGAGGATTGAAGAATGTCAAAGAGAGTTTGAGAAGACATCAGAAGTTGCTaaagaagaagctgagaagGCTAATGTTGCTAAAGAGATAATAAAAGCTATGGCCTCAAGG CTTCAGACGAATAAAGAGAAACCGAACAATCCTAAAATTGGCATTGCATGCAATCCGTCTCAAGTCTCGCCCATCTTCGATGATTCAGTGTCCATTCCATATCTCACACCAATTACCACGACATGTTCACAATCCAAAGGCAAACAAATTGTAGAAAAATGTTCTAGCCATGGCAGCAACATTAGGCTATTAGTAGATGCCTCGCCAGCCATCACAAGAACAGGGCATCTGCAAAATGGAACACAAGAACCGACAGCGGAACAAGTAGAGCAATTTGAGCCCGGTGTATATATAACTTTCACGGCCTTGCCTTGCGGTCAGAAGACGCTTAAACGCGTACGATTTAG TCGAAAGAGGTTTTCAGAGAAGGAAGCACAAAGATGGTGGGAGGAGAAGCAAGTTTTAGTCTATAACAAGTATGATGCTGAAGTATGA
- the LOC130512497 gene encoding probable trehalose-phosphate phosphatase D: MSDAKGNISLAIRVPVSSQSLFSPGGGRCISIPRKKLVQKIEADPTQTRINSWIEAMRASSPTRTRPGNISSLPESDEEDEYSSWMAQHPSALSKFEEIAKSSTGKQIVMFLDYDGTLSPIVENPDQAYMTDEMRDAVKGVARYFPTAIVTGRCRDKVRRFVKLPGIYYAGSHGMDIKGPSKKYKYNKNNKGVLFQAANEFLPMIDQVSKCLVEKMREVAGASVENNKFCVSVHYRCVDPKDWGIVAEYVTSILSEYPNLRLTQGRKVFEIRPTIKWDKGKALEFLLESLGFGHSDNVLPIYIGDDRTDEDAFKVLREKGQGFGILVSKVPKETSATYSLQEPSEVGKFLGRLVQWKQMSLTRK; this comes from the exons ATGTCTGATGCAAAAGGCAACATCAGCTTAGCGATTAGGGTTCCGGTCTCGAGCCAATCTCTGTTTTCTCCCGGTGGTGGCCGATGCATTAGCATTCCCCGGAAGAAACTTGTGCAGAAGATAGAGGCTGACCCAACTCAAACCCGGATCAACTCGTGGATCGAAGCCATGAGAGCTTCTTCCCCTACTCGGACCCGACCAGGGAACATTTCATCTCTCCCGGAGTCGGATGAGGAGGATGAGTACTCTTCTTGGATGGCTCAACACCCCTCGGCCTTAAGCAAGTTTGAAGAGATCGCTAAATCTTCGACAGGGAAACAAATTGTTATGTTTCTTGATTATGACGGTACATTATCACCCATTGTTGAAAACCCAGATCAGGCTTACATGACTGATGAG ATGCGAGATGCAGTGAAAGGTGTGGCTAGATATTTCCCGACCGCGATTGTCACGGGGAGGTGCCGTGACAAG GTTCGTAGATTTGTGAAACTACCTGGAATTTATTATGCCGGCAGCCATGGAATGGATATCAAAGGACCTtccaaaaaatacaaatataacaag AACAATAAAGGTGTTCTTTTCCAAGCAGCGAATGAGTTCTTGCCCATGATTGACCAG GTTTCTAAGTGTCTAGTTGAGAAAATGAGAGAAGTAGCAGGAGCAAGCGTCGAGAACAATAAGTTCTGTGTGTCCGTTCACTACCGTTGCGTTGATCCAAAG GACTGGGGAATAGTAGCAGAATACGTGACATCGATATTAAGTGAGTACCCGAACCTGAGGTTGACACAAGGAAGAAAAGTTTTTGAGATTCGACCAACCATCAAATGGGACAAAGGCAAAGCCCTCGAGTTCTTGCTCGAGTCTTTAGGATTCGGACACTCTGACAATGTTTTGCCCATCTACATAGGAGATGATCGTACGGACGAGGATGCTTTTAAG GTACTGAGGGAGAAAGGACAAGGCTTTGGTATACTTGTGTCCAAAGTTCCAAAGGAAACGAGTGCTACATATTCTCTTCAAGAACCTTCCGAG GTAGGAAAATTTCTGGGACGACTGGTACAATGGAAACAAATGTCACTCACAAGAAAATAG
- the LOC130512498 gene encoding uncharacterized protein LOC130512498, with product MQMARIEHLQFPALKITGENYVGWVTNVKPYLIMKKLTETIVIGNKSPPEHKAEAIIFLKKHLDENVTHDYASIEDPAELWQALKERFDNQKEVNLPHALEEWKNLRFQDFQKVEEYNSAVLRIVSLLKYCGNPVSEAEMMNKTYNTFHKQLHFLPEIYRKCGYTRFSELMVALMLAEKNNELLIKNHNSRPTGAKAFPEVNATSIENSERRTQTSRGRGRGRHFNSKRGKTYNPKWKGSNKWVRSEQGPKGKQTQEDTTQKRESVCYRCGCKGHWSRTCRTPPHLCKLYQESTKGKAKEVNLTENFEGTSYLDASDFANELE from the coding sequence ATGCAAATGGCAAGAATCGAGCATCTTCAGTTTCCGGCTCTCAAAATAACTGGCGAAAACTATGTCGGATGGGTCACAAATGTGAAACCCTATCTGATTATGAAAAAGTTAACCGAGACGATTGTAATCGGTAACAAATCACCGCCTGAGCATAAGGCTGAAGCGATAATTTTCCTGAAAAAACACCTCGATGAAAATGTTACGCATGACTATGCGAGCATAGAAGACCCAGCTGAACTGTGGCAAGCTTTAAAAGAAAGGTTCGATAACCAAAAGGAAGTCAACCTCCCTCACGCTCTAGAAGAGTGGAAAAATCTGAGGTTTCAGGATTTTCAAAAGGTTGAGGAATACAATTCCGCTGTCCTGAGGATAGTTTCACTCCTGAAGTATTGCGGTAACCCTGTCTCCGAAGCAGAAATGATGAATAAGACTTACAACACTTTCCACAAACAGCTTCACTTCCTACCCGAAATTTACAGAAAATGCGGGTACACGAGATTTTCTGAATTGATGGTTGCACTCATGTTGGCTGAAAAGAACAATGAACTTCTGATCAAAAATCACAATTCCCGACCTACGGGAGCCAAAGCATTCCCTGAAGTGAATGCTACGTCAATAGAAAACTCAGAGAGAAGAACCCAAACCAGTCGgggtcgtggtcgtggtcgcCATTTCAACAGCAAACGTGGAAAAACTTACAATCCGAAATGGAAGGGATCTAACAAATGGGTTAGATCCGAACAAGGTCCTAAGGGCAAACAAACTCAAGAAGATACCACGCAGAAGCGTGAGAGTGTATGTTACAGATGTGGATGTAAGGGACATTGGTCTCGTACCTGTCGTACTCCTCCACATCTCTGTAAGTTATATCAAGAGTCCACGAAAGGCAAAGCTAAGGAAGTGAATCTCACCGAAAATTTTGAGGGGACATCGTACCTAGATGCCTCTGATTTCGCAAATGAGCTAGAGTAG